A genome region from Mycolicibacterium litorale includes the following:
- a CDS encoding aspartate aminotransferase family protein codes for MTQSYITEPVTTELGAKANRHLWGHFARHGEGITPPIITRGEGVRIWDDKGRSYIDGLSGLFVVQVGHGRRELAEAAAKQAETLSFFPLWSYATPPAIELAERIANYAPGDLNRVFFTTGGGEAVESAWKLAKQYFKLTGKPGKHKVVSRAIAYHGTPQGALAITGIPAFKAPFEPLTPGGFRAPNTNFYRAPELYAHDAKAFGQYCADRIAEAIEFEGPDTVAAVFLEPVQNAGGCFPPPPGYFERVREICDEYDVLLVSDEVICAYGRIGSMFACDDFGYVPDIITSAKGLTSGYSPLGAMIASDRLFEPFNDGKTTFGHGYTFGGHPVSAAVALANLDIFEREGLNDHVKENAPAFRATLEKLYDLPIVGDVRGEGFFYGIELVKDKATKETFDDDESERLLRGFLTPALWEAGLYCRADDRGDPVVQLAPPLVSGQAEFDAIYEILHGVLSEAGRRL; via the coding sequence ATGACGCAGTCCTATATCACCGAACCCGTGACGACCGAGCTCGGAGCCAAAGCCAACCGCCACCTGTGGGGCCACTTCGCCCGCCACGGCGAGGGCATCACTCCGCCGATCATCACCCGCGGCGAGGGTGTGCGGATCTGGGATGACAAGGGCCGCAGCTACATCGACGGGCTGTCGGGGCTGTTCGTGGTGCAGGTCGGCCACGGCCGCAGGGAACTCGCCGAGGCGGCCGCCAAACAGGCCGAGACGCTGTCGTTCTTCCCGCTGTGGTCCTACGCGACCCCGCCGGCGATCGAACTGGCCGAGCGCATCGCGAACTACGCCCCCGGCGACCTGAACCGGGTGTTCTTCACCACCGGCGGCGGCGAGGCCGTCGAGAGCGCGTGGAAGTTGGCCAAGCAGTACTTCAAGCTGACCGGCAAACCCGGTAAGCACAAGGTGGTTTCGCGTGCGATCGCCTATCACGGCACGCCGCAGGGTGCGCTGGCGATCACGGGCATCCCGGCGTTCAAGGCGCCGTTCGAACCGCTGACCCCGGGCGGCTTCCGTGCCCCGAACACCAACTTCTACCGCGCGCCCGAACTGTATGCCCACGACGCCAAGGCATTCGGGCAGTACTGCGCCGATCGCATCGCCGAGGCCATCGAATTCGAGGGTCCCGACACGGTCGCGGCGGTGTTCCTCGAGCCCGTCCAGAACGCCGGTGGCTGCTTCCCGCCTCCCCCAGGGTATTTCGAGCGCGTCCGTGAGATCTGCGACGAGTACGACGTGCTGCTGGTCTCCGACGAGGTGATCTGCGCCTACGGCCGCATCGGTTCGATGTTCGCCTGCGACGACTTCGGCTACGTGCCGGACATCATCACCAGCGCCAAGGGCCTGACGTCGGGCTACTCCCCGCTGGGCGCGATGATCGCCAGCGACCGACTGTTCGAACCGTTCAACGACGGCAAGACGACGTTCGGGCACGGCTACACCTTCGGCGGGCATCCGGTGTCCGCGGCGGTGGCACTGGCCAACCTCGACATCTTCGAGCGCGAGGGCCTCAACGACCACGTCAAGGAGAACGCCCCCGCGTTCCGGGCCACGCTGGAGAAGCTGTACGACCTGCCGATCGTCGGCGACGTCCGCGGTGAGGGCTTCTTCTACGGCATCGAACTGGTCAAGGACAAGGCGACCAAGGAGACGTTCGACGACGACGAGTCGGAGCGGCTGCTGCGCGGATTCCTGACGCCCGCGCTCTGGGAGGCGGGGCTGTACTGCCGCGCCGACGACCGGGGCGACCCAGTGGTCCAGCTGGCGCCGCCGCTGGTCAGCGGTCAGGCCGAGTTCGACGCGATCTACGAGATCCTGCACGGCGTTCTCAGCGAGGCGGGCCGCCGGCTCTGA
- a CDS encoding SMP-30/gluconolactonase/LRE family protein, whose amino-acid sequence MASTRKPSIDPVRWQPPPVDELPPLPAPQLTVVPVPGHAPEDVVVDAEGRLYTGVDDGRILRLSPSGGEATVIANTGGRPLGLEVARDGRLLICDSPRGLLVLDAGTGTLEPLVETVDGRHLQFCSNVTETPDGALYFTESTSAFTYEHFKGAVLESRARGGLFRRDPDGSVTTLADGLYFTNGVTVTADGSALVFAETLGRRLSKYRLTGPRAGTITPLVQHLPGHPDNMSTGADGRIWVAMVSPPNAAAEWLAPRPPVLRKLMWLLPDRFAPQIAPEVWAVAFDPDSGEAVAGLRTTHPDFGMVTGLVESDGRLWLACIGASALAHVALDDVTLR is encoded by the coding sequence GTGGCCTCCACGCGCAAACCGTCGATAGATCCAGTCCGCTGGCAGCCGCCGCCCGTCGACGAGCTGCCGCCGCTGCCCGCGCCGCAGCTGACCGTCGTCCCCGTGCCGGGTCACGCACCCGAGGACGTGGTGGTCGACGCCGAGGGCCGGCTCTACACCGGCGTCGACGACGGCCGGATCCTGCGGCTGTCCCCCTCCGGCGGCGAGGCGACGGTCATCGCCAACACCGGCGGCCGTCCGCTCGGCCTCGAGGTCGCCCGCGACGGACGGCTGCTGATCTGCGACAGCCCGCGTGGCCTGCTGGTGCTCGACGCCGGCACCGGCACGCTCGAGCCGCTGGTCGAAACCGTCGACGGCCGGCACCTGCAGTTCTGCTCGAATGTGACCGAAACACCCGACGGCGCACTGTATTTCACCGAGTCGACGAGTGCGTTCACCTACGAACACTTCAAGGGTGCGGTGCTGGAATCGCGGGCGCGGGGCGGCCTGTTCCGCCGCGATCCCGACGGCTCGGTCACCACGCTGGCCGACGGCCTGTACTTCACCAACGGCGTGACCGTCACCGCCGACGGGTCCGCGCTGGTGTTCGCCGAGACGCTCGGGCGGCGGCTGTCGAAGTACCGGCTGACCGGGCCGCGGGCCGGGACCATCACCCCACTGGTGCAGCACCTGCCCGGCCACCCCGACAACATGTCGACGGGCGCGGACGGCCGGATCTGGGTGGCGATGGTGTCGCCGCCGAACGCCGCCGCCGAGTGGTTGGCCCCGCGGCCTCCGGTGCTGCGCAAGCTCATGTGGCTGCTGCCCGACCGGTTCGCCCCGCAGATCGCGCCCGAGGTGTGGGCGGTGGCCTTCGACCCGGACAGCGGCGAGGCGGTCGCCGGGCTGCGGACCACACACCCGGACTTCGGCATGGTGACCGGACTCGTCGAGTCGGACGGGCGGCTGTGGCTGGCGTGCATCGGGGCGTCGGCACTTGCGCACGTCGCGCTCGACGACGTGACCCTGCGCTGA
- a CDS encoding D-alanyl-D-alanine carboxypeptidase family protein, translated as MATSRNLSTRVAALAAAVAMLVAPALAAAPTAGAQPAPENATCPYRVTTPPAVDASEVPKPGQDPPVALPVPNSPLGGDALAGCGIITAPGAPPAPGDVSAEAWLVADMDTGDVIAARDPHGRHRPASVIKVLTAVQSIKELNLAKAVPGTPEDAAAEGTRVGVDVGGLYTVNDLLHGLLMYSGNDAAHALARQLGGMDTTLLKLNQLASKLGGRDTRVATPSGLDGPGMSTSAYDLALFYRYAWRNPTFTEIVATRTYDFPGRDGNPPYPIENDVKLLYNYPGALGGKTGFTDDAGQTFVGGAERDGRRLVAVLLRGTRQPIAPWEQAARLLDYGFGLPQGTKVGTLIEPDPSLDPQPKTAETEAAAQAAAILPAADAMPVRVGVAVIGGIIVFALIMAARSLNRRPQH; from the coding sequence ATGGCGACCTCACGGAACCTCTCGACCCGCGTTGCGGCGCTGGCCGCGGCGGTGGCGATGCTGGTCGCCCCCGCGCTGGCCGCCGCGCCGACCGCCGGTGCACAACCCGCCCCGGAGAACGCGACGTGCCCGTACCGCGTGACCACGCCGCCCGCGGTCGACGCGTCCGAGGTGCCCAAACCCGGCCAGGACCCGCCCGTCGCGCTGCCGGTGCCCAACTCCCCGCTCGGCGGGGACGCGCTGGCCGGCTGCGGCATCATCACCGCCCCCGGCGCCCCGCCCGCCCCCGGCGACGTCTCCGCCGAGGCGTGGCTGGTCGCCGACATGGACACCGGCGACGTGATCGCCGCCCGCGACCCGCACGGCAGGCACCGCCCGGCCAGCGTGATCAAAGTGCTCACCGCGGTGCAGTCGATCAAGGAACTCAACCTGGCCAAGGCGGTCCCCGGTACCCCCGAGGACGCGGCGGCCGAGGGCACGCGCGTCGGCGTCGACGTCGGCGGCCTCTACACCGTCAACGATCTGCTGCACGGGCTGCTGATGTACTCCGGCAACGACGCCGCCCACGCGTTGGCCCGCCAGCTCGGCGGTATGGACACCACGCTGCTCAAGCTCAATCAACTGGCCAGCAAGCTCGGCGGCCGCGACACCCGCGTGGCCACCCCGTCCGGACTGGACGGGCCCGGGATGAGCACGTCGGCCTACGACCTCGCGCTGTTCTACCGGTATGCCTGGCGCAACCCGACTTTCACCGAGATCGTCGCGACCCGCACCTACGACTTCCCTGGGCGCGACGGCAACCCGCCGTACCCGATCGAGAACGACGTCAAGCTGCTCTACAACTATCCGGGTGCGCTCGGCGGCAAGACCGGCTTCACCGACGACGCCGGGCAGACCTTCGTCGGCGGCGCCGAACGCGACGGGCGCCGGCTGGTGGCGGTCCTGCTGCGCGGCACCCGGCAGCCGATCGCCCCGTGGGAACAGGCCGCCCGGCTGCTCGACTACGGCTTCGGACTGCCGCAGGGCACGAAGGTCGGCACGCTGATCGAACCCGACCCCTCCCTGGACCCGCAGCCCAAGACCGCCGAGACCGAGGCCGCGGCGCAGGCGGCGGCCATCCTGCCCGCGGCCGACGCGATGCCCGTGCGGGTCGGCGTGGCGGTGATCGGCGGGATCATCGTGTTCGCGCTGATCATGGCGGCCCGCTCGCTCAACCGGCGCCCTCAGCACTGA